A section of the Camelus ferus isolate YT-003-E chromosome 33, BCGSAC_Cfer_1.0, whole genome shotgun sequence genome encodes:
- the LOC102519227 gene encoding LOW QUALITY PROTEIN: olfactory receptor 8D2-like (The sequence of the model RefSeq protein was modified relative to this genomic sequence to represent the inferred CDS: deleted 1 base in 1 codon): MSTLNYSSVPGFILEGLTKRPELQLPLFLLFLGIYVVTVVGNLGMILLIANSSQLHSPMYYFLSHLSFIDLCYSSVTTPKMLVNFVSEKNIVSFLGCMTQLYFFLIFVIAEGYLLTTMAYDRYVAICSPLLYNVIMSHRVCSMMTAVVYSLGLFGATVHTTRMSMLSFCGSHTVSHYFCDILPLLTFSCSSTHINEILLFIIGGVNTLAPTLAVLISYVFILSSILRIRSAEGRSKACGTCSSHLVAVGIFLGSITFMYFKPPSGNNMEQEKVSSVFYTTVIPMLNPLIYSLRNKDVKNALRRVVGERLQS, encoded by the exons ATGTCTACTTTAAATTATTCCTCAGTGCCTGGGTTTATCCTTGAAGGACTGACAAAGCGCCCAGAGCTTCAGTTGCCACTCTTCCTCCTGTTCCTGGGAATATATGTGGTCACAGTGGTGGGGAACCTGGGCATGATCCTCTTAATTGCCAACAGTTCTCAGCTTCACTCCCCAATGTATTATTTTCTCAGTCATTTATCATTCATTGATCTCTGTTACTCCTCCGTCACTACCCCAAAGATGCTGGTGAACTTTGTGTCAGAGAAGAACATTGTCTCCTTTCTGGGATGCATGACtcagctttacttcttccttatTTTTGTGATTGCAGAAGGCTACCTTCTGACTACCATGGCATATGACCGCTATGTTGCGATCTGTAGCCCACTGCTTTACAATGTTATCATGTCCCACAGGGTCTGTTCCATGATGACGGCTGTGGTGTATTCACTGGGGTTGTTTGGGGCCACAGTTCATACCACCCGGATGTCAATGTTGTCCTTCTGTGGGTCTCATACTGTCAGTCATTATTTTTGTGATATTCTC CCTTTGTTGACCTTCTCTTGCTCCAGCACCCACATTAATGAGATTCTGTTGTTTATCATTGGGGGAGTTAACACCTTAGCACCAACACTGGCTGTACTCATCTCTTATGTGTTCATCCTCTCTAGTATCCTCCGTATTCGCTCTGCTGAGGGACGATCCAAAGCCTGTGGCACTTGTAGCTCCCACCTTGTGGCTGTGGGGATCTTTTTGGGGTCTATAACATTCATGTATTTCAAGCCCCCTTCTGGCAATAATATGGAGCAGGAGAAAGTGTCCTCTGTGTTCTACACCACGGTGATCCCCATGCTGAATCCCTTGATTTACAGCTTGAggaacaaggatgtgaagaaTGCACTGAGGAGGGTGGTTGGGGAAAGGCTGCAATCCTGA
- the LOC116661128 gene encoding olfactory receptor 8B3: protein MLARNDSLVTEFILAGLTDRPELQQPLFCLFLMIYIVTLVGNLGLIILIGLNSHLHTPMYYFLFNLSFVDLCYSSVFTPKMLMNFVSMKNIISYVGCMTQLLFFLFFVISECYMLTSMAYDRYVAICNPLLYKVTMSRRVCVVLSLAAYVMGFAGASAHTGCMLRLTFCNVNIINHYLCDILPLLQLSCTSTYVNELVVLIVVSINIAVPSVTILVSYIFILTSILHIRSAQGRSKAFSTCSSHVIALSLFFGSAAFMYLKYSSPGSMEQGKVSSVFYTNVGPMLNPLIYSLRNRDVKVALKKSLFKIQRRNMF, encoded by the coding sequence ATGCTGGCTAGAAATGACTCCTTAGTGACTGAATTTATTCTTGCCGGGTTAACAGACCGTCCAGAGCTCCAGCAACCCCTCTTTTGCTTGTTTCTGATGATCTACATTGTCACCTTGGTGGGCAATCTTGGCTTGATCATTCTTATTGGTCTAAATTCtcacctccacacccccatgtactatTTCCTCTTCAACTTGTCCTTCGTTGATCTCTGTTACTCATCTGTTTTCACCCCCAAGATGCTGATGAACTTTGTGTCCATGAAGAATATCATCTCCTATGTCGGGTGCATGACTCAGctgttgttctttctcttttttgtcatCTCTGAATGTTATATGTTGACCTCAATGGCCTATGatcgctatgtggccatctgtaatCCGTTGCTGTATAAGGTCACCATGTCCCGTCGGGTCTGTGTGGTGCTGTCTCTGGCTGCATATGTGATGGGATTTGCCGGAGCCTCTGCCCACACCGGGTGCATGCTCAGACTAACCTTCTGCAATGTTAATATCATCAACCATTACTTGTGTGACATCCTCCCACTCCTCCAGCTCTCTTGCACCAGCACTTATGTCAACGAGTTAGTAGTTCTTATTGTGGTAAGTATTAATATTGCGGTACCCAGTGTCACCATCCTGGTTTCTTACATCTTCATCCTCACTAGCATTCTTCACATCAGATCTGCTCAAGGAAGATCAAAAGCTTTCAGTACCTGTAGCTCCCACGTCAttgctctttcccttttttttggtTCAGCAGCATTTATGTATCTTAAATATTCTTCTCCTGGATCTATGGAGCAGggaaaagtttcttctgttttctatacTAATGTGGGACCCATGCTCAATCCCCTGATCTACAGTTTGAGGAACAGGGATGTCAAAGTTGCACTGAAGAAATCCCTGTTTAAAATCCAGAGGAGAAACATGTTCTAA
- the LOC102519468 gene encoding olfactory receptor 8B3, translated as MALGNDSSLTEFILLGLTQEPELQLPLFFIFLGIYMVTVVGNIGLIILIGLNPHLHTPMYYFLFNLSSIDLCYSSVITPKMLMSFANQHVISYAGCMAQLYFFSFFVIDECCILTSMAYDRYVAICKSLLYKVTMSHQVCLLLTVGSYAMGLVGATAHTGCMLRLSFCDGNIINHYMCDIPPLLRLSCTSTYINELVVFIVVGINVIVPSLTISISYTLILSSILRIRSTEGRSKAFSTCSSHIIVVSLFFGSSAFMYLKPFPAGSLDQDKVTTVFYTIVGPMMNPFIYSLRNKDVQVALKKSLSSKKV; from the exons ATGGCCTTAGGGAATGACTCTTCACTGACTGAGTTTATCCTGCTGGGTTTAACACAAGAGCCAGAACTCCAGCTGcccctctttttcattttcttgggaatATATATGGTCACTGTGGTGGGAAACATTGGCTTGATTATTCTGATCGGTCTGAATCCTCACCTGCACACTCCCATGTATtactttcttttcaatctttCCTCCATTGACCTCTGCTACTCTTCTGTCATAACTCCCAAAATGCTGATGAGTTTTGCAAACCAGCACGTAATCTCTTATGCAGGGTGCATGGCTCAGctctatttcttctccttctttgttATTGATGAGTGCTGCATTTTGACATCAATGGCTTATGACCGAtatgtggccatctgtaagtcCCTGCTTTACAAGGTCACCATGTCCCATCAGGTCTGCCTCCTGCTGACTGTGGGTTCATATGCGATGGGGCTTGTGGGCGCCACGGCCCACACTGGATGCATGCTGAGACTGTCCTTCTGTGATGGCAACATCATCAATCATTACATGTGTGACATACCTCCTCTCCTTCGGCTCTCCTGCACCAGCACCTACATCAATGAGCTGGTGGTGTTCATCGTGGTGGGCATTAATGTCATAGTGCCCAGTCTCACCATCTCCATTTCTTACACCTTGATCCTCTCCAGCATCCTCCGCATCCGTTCTACAGAGGGCAGGTCCAAAGCCTTCAGTACCTGCAGCTCCCACATCAttgtggtttctcttttctttggatCATCAGCATTCATGTATCTTAAGCCTTTTCCTGCCGGGTCTCTGGATCAAGATAAAGTGACCACAGTGTTTTACACCATTGTGGGGCCAATGATGAATCCTTTCATCTACAGTTTGAGAAACAAAGATGTCCAAGTTGCCCTGA AAAAGAGTCTTTCCTCAAAGAAAGTGTGA